Sequence from the Collinsella aerofaciens ATCC 25986 genome:
GATTTTGAATGCGAGGATTGGTACGTTAAGTTTTCAATTGATTCCGAAGGCAATGCGCATTTAAACGTTTTGTCTGCGAACATCGATGGATACATTCATTAAAGGAGGAGTCATGCGTTGCATGGAATGCGGCAAAGAAATGCAATTTACCACGGCGCCAATGACTGAAATTTACCGTGGCGAGAAAATTACCGTAAAAGGAATTGAGCATTATGTTTGCGAGTGCGGTAACGATGAAATGACTACTACAGAGGCGACTAAGCTTGCCCATGCACTGGCTTCCCAATATGCTAAGGCTCATGAACTTTTATCTCCCTCGGATATAAAGGATTTGCGCTCCGATCTTGGTTTGACTCAGCATGAGTTTGAGTCGCTATTAGGGGTTTCAAAACCCACGGCGTCTCGTTGGGAGAACGGGGCATCGCAGCAATCTATTACCGCAAATAACCTTATGAAGCTCATTCGAGATGTTCCTGAGGTGCGCACTTATCTGGGACTTTCTTCTGGTGAGATGGCCTCAAGACTTAATGCGTCACGATTTTCGGTGATACTGGGAGGAGAAGCCCCGGCTTATAGGGACTCGGCTCCTTTGGCAGATGAGAATGCCTTTCGATTGGAGATGTAAATGGAATCGCTTCAGAAGCAACGCATTGAATCTCCGTTGATTACATGCGTGACCAGAAAAGTGGACAGTTTATCATTTGATGGCGGGATGATTCCGAAAGAGGGCGTCAATAAGTCTGACGTTGAATGCAACGTCCGAAATGCTATTACCAGTGCATTTTCGGACGAAAACGGAGTCAGGTTTCGTCAGCTCAACTTAGTTATTGAGCTTTTACCTGGCGATGAGGGCCATTATTACCGTTCCGAAATATCCGTTTCTGGCATATATCGCGCTCCTGCGGATTTAGATGACGACGCTTTTGACAGGGAGGCACTTAGCACAGGAATGCAGGACCTGTATTCCTATGCAAGGGGCATTATTGAAAATGTCGCCGCTGGTGGAGTATGGGGCTCACTTTATCTGCCACAGATTGGATTCACTATCTAGCTCTTGATGTCCCCACATCCTCTAAAAAAGTTCTTAAAACAGCCTTAAAGGCGTTCCAGCTCGCGTTGACAGCGTAAAATACGCATGTTTGACTATGAACGAAGTGGATTTTAGGGGAGGGGTGCGCCATGGAGGTGCTGGTTGTTGGCAACACCGCATATGTTGACGATGACTTTTGTGCCAAGGCGTTCCCCGGGGACCATGTCCAGGTCGTCGCTGCCGCGGAAGCGCGCCGCGATGAGTCATCACCCCATGCCTCGTGGAAAGAGCTTCTGCAACACCTGGATCAGGCCTACGAGTTCGAACGCGTGGTCTACCTGTCTAATTACCTTACCCCGCATACCGATATCGTGGGCGATATCGAGCTGCTGCGCTCGGTCTTTCGTGCGTGCGCGGGTCGCCGGGTCCAACTGCTGTATGTAGCGGGGCCCGCGGGTGCCGAGGGTGCCGCCGATGCCGCGGGGCGAACGGGCAAGGGCATTATCGCGCACGCAGCCAACGACCTGTGCCGCTACTACGCTGCTCGCGAGGGCGTTCAGACCAAGATCCTGCGCGTGCCGTTCCTGTATACCGCGTCTGCCACGCTGGAGGACCCGTTTTTGGTGCCGCTGTTCGACGCGTGCTCAACTGGATCGGTCGCTCTGCAGGGCGCGCAGGATGCGGCGTTTCCCCTGCTGTGTGCCGAGGAGCTTGCGGTGCTGGTGCGCCGCATCTTCGATAGCTGGGATGGTAACTTCGAGACGCTCGACGTTGCCGATACCTTCCATCACACGGCGGGTGAGGTGGGCGAGGCTCTCAAGGCGCTGTTCCTAGGGCTCTCGGTTGCCTATGGCGATTCTGCCGGCTACGCCATGCCCGTCAGCGACATCGTTCGCGTTCGTTATGGTTGGTTTCAGCGCTACGACCTGATGCGCGATCTTTCGACCATTCAGGCGCGTTGGGATGCCGGTCGCGCGAAGAAGGTCAACCCCTTGCGTGCCGCCATCGACCGCATCCAGATGCGCTCGCTGCCCATCAAATGCCTGGAGACGGGGGTTGCCTGGGTTCTGTTCGAGGTGCTGGAGCATCTGTTCTCACAATCGGCCCAGCTCAACGTGCTCGATTATCGCCTGCTCTACGTGGTGTTGATCGGCACGCTGTATGGCTTGGACTTTGGCCTGGTTGCGGCGCTGCTGGCGTCGGTGGGTTTGGCCGCGAGCTACTTTACTCAGTACGGCTATACCTTCCAGGGCCTGTTCTACGAGCCGTCCAACTGGCTGCCGTTTATTGCGTACTTTGTTGTGGGTGCCGTGTGCGGCTATGTCCAGCTGCGCAACAGCGAAGCCATTAGGGCGGAGCGCGATCAAAACGAGCTCGTGCGCAACCGCAATACGTTCCTTACGCAGCTCTACCACGACGCGATCGAGGACAAGCGCGCGTACAGGCGCCAGATCGTGGGTCGCCACGACAGCTTTGGCAAGATCTTTGCCGTGACGCAGGAGCTCGATGTGCTCAACCCTCGCGACATCTATCGCAAGTGCTGCGAGCTTCTGGGTGAGATCCTCGAGAACGATTCGGTGGCGATCTACCATGTTTCGGGCGGGGCATTTGCACGCCTGGTGGCAGCAAGTCCCGCGATTGCCGAAGATGCCGCACGCTCGCTCACGCTTGAGCAGCTTGCACCTCTTTTGGGCGACGGGGGTCGTTCGAACCTGTGGGTGAACCGCGAGCTGACGCCGGGACTTCCCATGTTTGGATACACGATCGAGCGCGACGGGGCACCCGCCGTGTTGATCTTTGTGCGTAGTGCGGCCGAAAACCAAATGACCCTCTATTATCAAAATCTGTTCCGCATCTTGTGCGGGCTGGTCGAAAGCGCGCTGGGCCGTGCTTTTGACTATGAGGCGGTGGCGCAGGATAAACGCTGCGTTGGCGGCACTTGCGTGCTCAAGCAGGCTGCCTTTGGCCAAGAGCTCGCGGCGGAGCAAGCGCTGGCAGATAACAAGATGGGGAGTTTTTTGCTCCTGCGCGTGGTACCGGGCGTGGAGCCTGTCGGCGAGCTGGTAGGCGCAATTGGGTCGGCAATCCGCGAGAGCGACGCGGCGGGCTTGGTCGACGGCGACGTGCTCTATCTGCTTATGCGCCAGGCAAAGGCGTGCGATCTGCCCATTATCCGCGAGCGCCTGAGCGCAAAGCGGATTGCGGTGGAGCCCGTCGACGGCGAGGACATCGTGGCGCTGCTGCAGCACATCTCTTACACCGGTGACGGTGAGGGGGATGGCGCTTGATCTCGCTTGTCGTTGCTGCCGTCTTGCTGCTGATTCATGCGCTGGTTTGCCTGATGCTGTGGACGCTCATGAAGCTGGGCCTGCTGCCGGTGCGCGGACACATGCTGGCTGTGATAGTGCTGGTGCCGCTGTGGGGCCCGTTGCTGGTGGTTCTGCTATCGGTCCGCAGCGCGGTGTTTTGCGAGGGGCTGAAAGAGTCTGCGCTGGAGTCGCTGCGCTTCAACGACGACCTGCATCGCAGCATCTTGGTGCACGACCGTGACGCCGATGCAGGCGTGGTCCCGCTCGAGGAGGCGCTCATCGTCAACGACCCGGCATACCGGCGCCGTCTAATGCTTTCCATGCTCACCGAGGAGCCCGACGCGTACCTGGCGCAGCTACAGGCGGCTAAGCTTAACGACGACGTTGAGGTGGCGCACTATGCCGCGACGGCGGTGGCGCAGATCTCCAAGGAGTCCGACCTTAAACTGCAGCAGCTGGAGCGTGCCTTCAAGACGGACCCGAGCGCGCAAAACCTCAACGAATACTGCGATTTTCTTGGTGAATACTTGGGCTCGGGTTTGGCTGAGGGGCGCGTGGCTCAGATTCAGCGCCAACAGTACGCGCGCCTGCTTGCGCGTCGCTGCGAGCGCGAGGACACCTTTGAGCTGCGCATTCGATATGCGACGGCGCTGGCCGATGTCGGACAGATCGACGAGGCGCAGGCCGTGATCGACCAGCTGGTGTTCGACGTGCCCGAGGAGCAGGAGGTTTGGATGCTTTGCCTGCGCCTGGCCGTGATGCGCCGCGACGGTGACGAGGTTCACCGTGTGACCGATGCGATTCACAAGCAACATGTGTATTTGAGCGCCGACAACCGCGAAAAGTTGGCGTTTTGGCGCGACGGGGAGGAAGCCAGATGAGCGTGGTGCAACATATCCGCGACCGTGCGGGCCGCTTTCGTTGGATGGGACTGCTTGTAGTGTGGGCGGTCTTTATTGCCATGGCCGCCGTGCTGCTGGTGGAGCGTGCCGGCGTGCAGTACAGTGCGGGCCAGCATAAGCTGGGAATGCTTGCCGCCAACGATGCGGTGCCTGCCTCCTCGGCAATCTTTGGCCAAAAGCCCACATGCCTGGTCATTACCGATTCCGATCAAGCTGGCGTCGAGGACGTAAAGGAACAGTTCGACCAGATTTTGCTGGACATGAAGATCGCGCACCGCGACGTGGACCTTGCCCTGGATGGTGCGGATGCCATTCCCTCGCTGACCTCCTTCGATCGCGTGATTGTGCTTATGCCCTCGCTTGACGGACTGGGTACGCATCTGACCGATCTGATGAGTTGGGTGAGTGCGGGCGGCTCACTCATGCTGGGCATGACGCCAGATAACTCGAACTGCCTGCAGGCTATTGCTTCCAAGCTTGGGATCGAATCGGCCGGATATGACTATGCGACAGCCGAAAGTATCGTTCCGAGCGAGGACTTTATGCTGGGCGGGGGAGAGCGCTACGAGTTCTCAGACCCCTTCGATTCTTCGCTTTCGGTTTCATTGCGCGAAACGGCGCACGTCTGGGCAAGGACCGGTGACGCGGGCACGCCGCTCATTTGGTCTAACGATTGCGGCAGTGGTCACACCGTGGTGTGCAACATTGGCATTTACGACAAGGTCATGCGTGGGTTCTATGCTTCGGCCATAAGCTTGCTGGGTGATGCCACTGCCTATCCGGTCATCAACAGCGCCGTGTTCTATTTGGACGACTTTCCTAGCCCCGTGCCCTCGGGCGATGGTACTTATATCAAGCGTGACTACGGCCTTTCCATTGCGGATTTTTACACCAAGGTCTGGTGGCCCGATCTGCAAAAGCTCGCGCAAAAA
This genomic interval carries:
- a CDS encoding DUF2194 domain-containing protein, with amino-acid sequence MSVVQHIRDRAGRFRWMGLLVVWAVFIAMAAVLLVERAGVQYSAGQHKLGMLAANDAVPASSAIFGQKPTCLVITDSDQAGVEDVKEQFDQILLDMKIAHRDVDLALDGADAIPSLTSFDRVIVLMPSLDGLGTHLTDLMSWVSAGGSLMLGMTPDNSNCLQAIASKLGIESAGYDYATAESIVPSEDFMLGGGERYEFSDPFDSSLSVSLRETAHVWARTGDAGTPLIWSNDCGSGHTVVCNIGIYDKVMRGFYASAISLLGDATAYPVINSAVFYLDDFPSPVPSGDGTYIKRDYGLSIADFYTKVWWPDLQKLAQKYGIRYTGVMIENYEDAVNQTEPTRQPDTTQFLYFGGMLLQMGGELGFHGYNHQPLALWDIDYGTLYDYKTWKNKETLVASLNELIAFQDEVLPNAHGSVYVPPSNILSARARKLIGTDVPRIKTIASTYFEDGTDLPYVQEFGVASDGIVEQPRIVSGGMVDDSYMRLAAVSELNMHYVSTHFMHPDDLLDPDRGAKDGWEVYKGGLTDYLDWLTKSAPDLRRQTGSDCSGAIQRFSSVTVSLDTSADAWTLSLGNFHDEAWLMFRANDGEPGAVTGGEITHLTGDLYLIKATDKTVTIARKEGSDK
- a CDS encoding DUF4118 domain-containing protein; its protein translation is MEVLVVGNTAYVDDDFCAKAFPGDHVQVVAAAEARRDESSPHASWKELLQHLDQAYEFERVVYLSNYLTPHTDIVGDIELLRSVFRACAGRRVQLLYVAGPAGAEGAADAAGRTGKGIIAHAANDLCRYYAAREGVQTKILRVPFLYTASATLEDPFLVPLFDACSTGSVALQGAQDAAFPLLCAEELAVLVRRIFDSWDGNFETLDVADTFHHTAGEVGEALKALFLGLSVAYGDSAGYAMPVSDIVRVRYGWFQRYDLMRDLSTIQARWDAGRAKKVNPLRAAIDRIQMRSLPIKCLETGVAWVLFEVLEHLFSQSAQLNVLDYRLLYVVLIGTLYGLDFGLVAALLASVGLAASYFTQYGYTFQGLFYEPSNWLPFIAYFVVGAVCGYVQLRNSEAIRAERDQNELVRNRNTFLTQLYHDAIEDKRAYRRQIVGRHDSFGKIFAVTQELDVLNPRDIYRKCCELLGEILENDSVAIYHVSGGAFARLVAASPAIAEDAARSLTLEQLAPLLGDGGRSNLWVNRELTPGLPMFGYTIERDGAPAVLIFVRSAAENQMTLYYQNLFRILCGLVESALGRAFDYEAVAQDKRCVGGTCVLKQAAFGQELAAEQALADNKMGSFLLLRVVPGVEPVGELVGAIGSAIRESDAAGLVDGDVLYLLMRQAKACDLPIIRERLSAKRIAVEPVDGEDIVALLQHISYTGDGEGDGA
- a CDS encoding type II TA system antitoxin MqsA family protein, whose translation is MRCMECGKEMQFTTAPMTEIYRGEKITVKGIEHYVCECGNDEMTTTEATKLAHALASQYAKAHELLSPSDIKDLRSDLGLTQHEFESLLGVSKPTASRWENGASQQSITANNLMKLIRDVPEVRTYLGLSSGEMASRLNASRFSVILGGEAPAYRDSAPLADENAFRLEM